TAACTTTATAATATGCTCAAAAAATTAACATTCTATTTTTTTTTATTTCCTATATTATTAATTAGTCAAAATAATACTCAAGAAATAGAGTTAGAAGAAGGATGGTCAATATTTTCAACCTATATTCTTCCAGAAGATAATAATTTAGAAGATATTTTCGCTAGTATTATAGACGATGTAATTATCATCAAAGATGAAAATGGAAATGCGTTTTGGCCAGAATTTAACTTAAATTCTATTGGTCAAATACAGCTTGGAGATGCATATTTAATAAAAATGCAAAATCCTAATAACTTAACAATTAATGGAACCATAGGAGAATGTAATAGTGTAATAAATCTTGATTCGGGTTGGAATTTATTAGGTTACTTAGATAATGTTTCATCTGAATTAGAAAGTCATTTTTCTAACATACTAGAGCTTATAATTTTAAAAGATGATGAAGGTAATATTTACTGGCCTTTCTTTTCTTTAAATACAATACAAGAACTTAAGCCAGGAAAAGGATATCAAATAAAACTAAATTCCTCTATTGAGTTTAATTACAACTGCAATAACGAATGTGTTGAGTATAATTACTCTTGTAATGGAGGAACTTGGCAAACAGAAGTGTATTGGGAAATACAAGATAGTGTAGGTGAAATCATTTATTCAGGTGGAGCACCTGAAGATGGAATATTCTGTCTAAATGAAGGATGTTACACTATTTTAACTAGTGATAGTTATGGAGATGGGTGGCAAGGAAATAATTTAAATATTGGTGGTCTAATATACTCTAATGAAGATCTTGATGGTTGCTCAAGCTGTGGATTAGAAATACAATCCTTTGAATTGTGCATACCATTTGATCTAATTTATGGTTGCACAGATCCAATTGCTTTAAATTACAATTCAACAGCTAACACAGATGATAATTCCTGTTTATATCCTGAACAAAGTTTAAATATGGAGCTGATTGCAATTTACGATTATGAGGAAGTTATTAATGATATTTGGGGATATTCAGATAGCGATGGTAATGAATATGCATTAGT
This is a stretch of genomic DNA from Flavobacteriales bacterium TMED191. It encodes these proteins:
- a CDS encoding choice-of-anchor B family protein; this encodes MLKKLTFYFFLFPILLISQNNTQEIELEEGWSIFSTYILPEDNNLEDIFASIIDDVIIIKDENGNAFWPEFNLNSIGQIQLGDAYLIKMQNPNNLTINGTIGECNSVINLDSGWNLLGYLDNVSSELESHFSNILELIILKDDEGNIYWPFFSLNTIQELKPGKGYQIKLNSSIEFNYNCNNECVEYNYSCNGGTWQTEVYWEIQDSVGEIIYSGGAPEDGIFCLNEGCYTILTSDSYGDGWQGNNLNIGGLIYSNEDLDGCSSCGLEIQSFELCIPFDLIYGCTDPIALNYNSTANTDDNSCLYPEQSLNMELIAIYDYEEVINDIWGYSDSDGNEYALVGTNEGFSVVDITTPENPIQLYFIEGDNTIWRDIKTWENYAYVICDGCNDGLLIVDLDDITGNTYYTSTDFFEKVHNIYIDENGYLYAFGGNANGVIILNLNNDPINPTYEGINDLFYLHDGMVRGDTXWGASTSMGEFFIYDVSDKSSPTIISSQPTPGGMTHNCWISNDGXTLFTTXEYSGAYIRSYDVSDIYNIEMQDEIQSWSGFTDVIPHNTHVLNNYLINSYYTDGITIIDASDPNNLIEVGYYDTSTQFEGNGSFGCWGXYPYLXSGLILATDRQXGLHILXTSLELLNX